One stretch of Opisthocomus hoazin isolate bOpiHoa1 chromosome 18, bOpiHoa1.hap1, whole genome shotgun sequence DNA includes these proteins:
- the SLC32A1 gene encoding vesicular inhibitory amino acid transporter, which yields MATLLRSKLSNVATSVSNKSQAKMSGVLARMGFQAATDEEAVGFAHCDDLDLEHRQGLQMDVLKSDGGEEGSEPPLEGDIHYQRDGTGPPPAPASKETGGCSELSGQGKPKITAWEAGWNVTNAIQGMFVLGLPYAILHGGYLGLFLIIFAAVVCCYTGKILIACLYEENEDGEIVRVRDSYVDIANACCAPRFPTLGGRIVNVAQIIELVMTCILYVVVSGNLMYNSFPNLPVSQKSWSIIATAVLLPCAFLKNLKAVSKFSLLCTLAHFVINILVIAYCLSRARDWAWDKVKFYIDVKKFPISIGIIVFSYTSQIFLPSLEGNMQNPKEFHCMMNWTHIAACILKGLFALVAYLTWADETKEVITDNLPSTIRAVVNIFLVAKALLSYPLPFFAAVEVLERSLFQDGNRAFFPNCYGGDGRLKSWGLTLRCALVVFTLLMAIYVPHFALLMGLTGSLTGAGLCFLLPSLFHLKLLWRKLLWHHVFFDVAIFVIGGICSVSGFIHSLEGLIEAFRTNAED from the exons ATGGCCACCCTCCTCCGCAGCAAGCTCTCCAACGTGGCCACCTCGGTCTCCAACAAGTCCCAGGCGAAGATGAGCGGCGTCTTGGCCAGGATGGGCTTCCAGGCGGCCACCGACGAGGAGGCGGTGGGCTTCGCCCACTGCGACGACCTGGACCTGGAGCATCGGCAGGGGCTGCAGATGGACGTCCTCAAGTCcgacggcggcgaggagggctCCGAACCCCCCCTGGAAGGGGACATCCACTACCAGCGGGACGGCACcgggcccccgccggcccccgcctcCAAGGAGACGGGCGGCTGCTCCGAGCTCTCCGGGCAGGGCAAGCCCAAGATCACGGCCTGGGAGGCGGGATGGAACGTCACCAACGCCATCCAG GGGATGTTTGTTCTGGGCCTGCCCTACGCCATCCTTCATGGCGGATACCTAGGactctttttaataattttcgCTGCCGTGGTTTGCTGTTACACTGGGAAAATCCTTATTGCCTGTCTTTACGAAGAGAACGAGGATGGGGAGATAGTCAGGGTGAGAGACTCCTACGTGGACATAGCGAACGCGTGCTGCGCGCCTCGCTTCCCCACCCTCGGAGGCAGAATTGTCAACGTGGCTCAGATCATTGAACTGGTCATGACCTGCATCCTCTATGTGGTTGTCAGTGGGAACCTGATGTACAACAGCTTCCCAAACTTGCCTGTCTCCCAGAAGTCGTGGTCCATCATCGCCACGGCAGTGCTTCTGCCTTGCGCGTTCTTGAAGAACCTCAAGGCAGTCTCCAAGTTCAGCTTGCTCTGCACGTTAGCCCACTTTGTGATCAACATCTTGGTGATTGCCTACTGCCTCTCTAGGGCACGCGACTGGGCCTGGGACAAGGTCAAGTTTTACATTGATGTGAAGAAGTTTCCCATCTCCATTGGCATCATCGTCTTCAGCTACACCTCTCAGATTTTTCTGCCTTCCTTGGAGGGGAACATGCAGAACCCCAAGGAGTTTCATTGCATGATGAACTGGACTCACATAGCAGCTTGCATCCTGAAGGGACTCTTTGCCTTGGTCGCCTATCTGACCTGGGCTGATGAGACCAAGGAAGTCATTACAGACAACTTGCCATCCACCATTAGGGCAGTAGTCAATATTTTCTTGGTGGCCAAAGCCTTGCTCTCGTACCCATTGCCGTTCTTTGCAGCTGTGGAAGTCCTGGAGCGGTCCCTTTTCCAAGATGGAAACAGGGCTTTCTTCCCCAACTGCTACGGGGGTGACGGGCGGCTCAAATCCTGGGGACTCACCCTCAGGTGTGCCCTGGTGGTTTTCACCCTCCTGATGGCTATCTATGTCCCGCATTTTGCCCTCTTGATGGGTCTTACTGGGAGCCTCACAGGCGCAGGGCTCTGTTTCCTGCTCCCCAgtcttttccacctcaaactctTGTGGAGGAAGCTCTTGTGGCACCACGTCTTCTTTGATGTCGCCATTTTCGTTATAGGTGGTATCTGCAGCGTCTCGGGGTTCATCCACTCTTTAGAAGGCCTCATAGAGGCCTTCAGAACCAACGCTGAAGACTAA